Below is a window of Mycobacterium dioxanotrophicus DNA.
GGGTGGTGCTGTTCAAGTCGGCACTCACCACCGGGTGGGACTGCCCACGCGCCGAGGTATTGGTGTCGTTCCAGGGCAAGGACTCGTACACCGAGATCGCTCAGTTGATCGGCCGGCTGGTTCGGACGCCATTGGCGAAGCGGGTCGATGGCGCTGACCGGCTGAACGAGGTGGCCGCGTATCTGCCAGGCTTCCGCACCGAGCATGTGGCCCGGGTCGTGAACGCGCTCACCGAGGACGAGACCGTCGAGGTCGACATCGTGGTGGCACCGGTGATGTGCGGGCGGTCCTCGAAGGTGCCGTCCGAGGTGTTCGACCTGTTGGACACCGTGCCCTCGTACACACGGCAGCGGGCGACGTTCAGCTCCCGCACGGCGCAACTGCTGCGTCTGGCCGCGGCGCTCACCGAGCACGGCCTCGTGGCCCAGGGTTCGGCGAAGGCGAAGCAGTGGATCGTCGACCAGATGCGGGCGGCGGACGGCCAGCGGAGCAACGAGATCGATGCGAAGGTCACAGACATCATGTCGTTGACCGTCAGCACCACCATGGTCGCCTACGGCGAGACACTCATGCAGAGCGTCGGCAAAGCAGCCATCGCAACCAACGAGCGAGACTTGGACGGGTACTTCCGCCACGCCCAGCGGATCCTGCCGGAAGGTTCGGCGAGCTGGTACTTCAACGAGCTCTGCAACGACGGCGAGGATGAGATCGACGCCGCTGCGCGGTTGACAGCCATGGCCGAACTGGGCTTCAAGGAGCTCATCGAGACGCAGGCCACCGCGCTAATCAGCACCTGGCGCGAGCAGCACCGGTCGGAGGTGTCGCGACGTCCACGCCACATACGGGATCAGATCGAGTCGCTCTGGCATCTCGGGGGAATGCCGATGCTGCCCACGACCGTCGAGGTCCGCGACGTCTACCCGGCCGCAACCGAAAAAGTGCGTGGACAGACCACTGAGCCGATCACTGCCTACCCGTATCACCTATACGTGGTCCCTGACGGCAAGCCGAACACCGGCGGGTTTCCGGTGGACACCTCTCGGTCGTCCTGGGAGACCGACGTGCTTGAGTCGGAACTCAAGGTGGACACTCTCGTCGGCTGGTACAGGAATCCGTCGTCGGGCAAGCACGCACTCGCAGTGCCGTACAAGTTCGGCGACAAGTATCAGCTAATGCACCCGGACTTCTTGTTCTTCCACGATGACGCAGACGGAGAGTTCGTCATGGACATAGTGGATCCGCACCGCTACGACCTCGCGGACACCTCGGCGAAGTGGTCGGCACTCGCACGTTACGCACAGGACCACTCCGACCGTGTCCGACGGTGTCTGGCCATCATCAGGGTCGGAGGCTCACTGCGGGCGCTCGATTTGAAGATGGACGGCATCGATGAGCGGTTGTTGGGTGCGACGAACGGCATCCTGATCGAGGCGCTGTTCGCCGCGGAGGGTATGGCGTACCCGTGACGCGATGGACGTCACGTCCTGTAAGCGTCCCGTGATTTCCGCGTGCACGCCCCAATATAGTTGGGGCACAACGTGATCAGTCCGTCACCAGGTAGCCGGCCGCTGCAAAACCTCGGCATGGTCAGCGCACCCGTCACGTCCTTGCAGCTGGCGCTGGCCATCACGACGGAGATCAGTCCAGGCATCGCTTGTCTGTCCGGGCGCGCGTGATCACCTGCATTCGTCCGCCCCGCAGGATCAACAGGTCGGCAACTCTCCACATCGCCGGGTCGACCGCCTCGGATAGCGCTGGTGGCACCTCCTCGGAACGGCCCAGCGCAAGGTTCGTGCGTTTAGCGGGTTGAGACCTGCGCCGGCCGCTGCGGTGGCGGGTCGTCGGACATAGCAACGGGAAGGCCGGCGAACGCGAGTGCGACCAGCAGCAGGACGCCGATAGCGGTGGCCACCTCGTCGCCGTGTCGCCGACCGACAATCAGAAAGCAGACGGCGATCCCGGCCGCGAGGATGAGGAGGAGTGCGAACATGCTCATGGCCGGGATCATTGCACGCATCTAGGACACGGTGACCAGTGTCTATTTCCGTTCCCGGGTACCAACCTTGAGCGTCCACCAGCCCCTCACCGCGGTCGACCGGTCGCTACTCCCCCACGTCGTGCACCGAAAACGCGCTCACCAGCGCTTTCCCTGGACTCGCTGCGGGAATGCAAATTCTCGTCGGTCACCGCCGATAAACCGCGAGTGACTGTGCTCCGGTCCGGGATCGACGCCGGAACCGCGTCCGTCGGCTCCGGTCCCGGCACGCACCGAGCGGCACTGCGTGCCCCATAGTGGCTGGTCAGAAGTATGTCACGTCCTATTCCCGGGTAGGGACCGGAATGTTGAACGGATGGTCGGTGTTCTGCATGGCGACGGGGTTGCACTTACAAGTGACACCCCCTAGCCTGGTTAAAGGATGAAGGAGGTGCACCGTGACCGCTACGTTGCAGCGCTCGATTGTGGTCGAGCAGCAGGCGGTTGAGCAGGCCAAAGAGGCTGAGCGGCGGATCGAACACTCCGATGCGCTCGCAGTCCTGCCCGTCAGCGGCAAGCCGATCAAGCTTCCCCGTGAACTGGCTGACCTACTGGGCCAGATCATCTCTACGGTTTCGGCCGGAGGCACGGTCACCGTGGGCATGCTCCCCGCAGAGCTGACCACGACTGAAGCTGCAGGACAGCTGGGGGTGTCGCGGACGACGCTGATGAAAATGATCCGGCGCGGCGACATCGAAGCACACAGAGT
It encodes the following:
- a CDS encoding DEAD/DEAH box helicase, producing MKFALEPYQGRAVESVLANLAKARAGYEDDGERTAVGLTAPTGAGKTVIATAVLEGLYKGTPTRAANANMTVLWITDDRSLNAQTISKIHQASGGGIDLNRIRYLGEEDHRTLAPGFIYFVHIQAMQKNSTLHATRPDGTHNDRRTYGGWEMIANTVRERGGDFLVIWDEAHRGSGTKGMERKSIAGTIVGGGVTNIGTIQPPAPVVLGISATPDRFLAAMDAADRTMRPVEVKAGDVRESGLLKDRILLRSVGESQTADNTMLGLAVEDLRSADAAWRTHHETTGDRLVEPLLVVQVEPKVTEARLVEILSVIESAWSELSDYAVAHAFGDPHGPLKVGDRTVRYLPPEAISGDDRARVVLFKSALTTGWDCPRAEVLVSFQGKDSYTEIAQLIGRLVRTPLAKRVDGADRLNEVAAYLPGFRTEHVARVVNALTEDETVEVDIVVAPVMCGRSSKVPSEVFDLLDTVPSYTRQRATFSSRTAQLLRLAAALTEHGLVAQGSAKAKQWIVDQMRAADGQRSNEIDAKVTDIMSLTVSTTMVAYGETLMQSVGKAAIATNERDLDGYFRHAQRILPEGSASWYFNELCNDGEDEIDAAARLTAMAELGFKELIETQATALISTWREQHRSEVSRRPRHIRDQIESLWHLGGMPMLPTTVEVRDVYPAATEKVRGQTTEPITAYPYHLYVVPDGKPNTGGFPVDTSRSSWETDVLESELKVDTLVGWYRNPSSGKHALAVPYKFGDKYQLMHPDFLFFHDDADGEFVMDIVDPHRYDLADTSAKWSALARYAQDHSDRVRRCLAIIRVGGSLRALDLKMDGIDERLLGATNGILIEALFAAEGMAYP
- a CDS encoding helix-turn-helix domain-containing protein, producing MTATLQRSIVVEQQAVEQAKEAERRIEHSDALAVLPVSGKPIKLPRELADLLGQIISTVSAGGTVTVGMLPAELTTTEAAGQLGVSRTTLMKMIRRGDIEAHRVGSHARLHAEDVQKFRERRRAQQLEALSALRDLDEEMGLDT